From Balneola sp. MJW-20:
GGTATCGAGTACATTTACCATCGCATTATTGTAGGCCACGATCCGGTCATGTATCTCTTCCTGGATGATCGCTTCTTCACTTTCAAGTACAGTCAGAGCTACCGTTTCTCCTTTGTTTATAAATGGAATGATCAGGATCTCTTTGGCCTGTACAAATTCAAAATAATGGATCAGTTTTGCCTTGCTGACATCCTCACCCACCCTAAGATGTACGATCTCTTCAATATCTTTATACTTATCCAGAAAATGCTGCCCGAATGCAACACGATCTTTGAACATCACATTCGGTAAACCGGTACTATTTGCTTCCCATACAAATTGCTGGCGAGACCGGTTAACCCAGCACATATATGTCAGCTTACATTTAGTAGATGTTCGCAACAAGTGAACCAGATCCTGAATGATCTGTTTAAATTCACGTAAAGCTTTGTCTTGTCGGTCCAGTGCCATTTATTCTGTTAGATTTACAATCGATTTAATGCAGTAAGGAAACGAATTTATATATACGGTTTTCAGCCGACCAATTCAGCCATTTTTTCAGCCTCATCCACCATGGCTTCGAAGGACCTGAGCCCCTGATCCCAGAAGTCCGGTTTGGTAATATCCAGTCCCATTCTACCTACCAGCTTATCAGGCCATTCACTGCCCCCTGCGCTCAGAAGACCCATATACCGGTCAGCAAAACCTTCTGGGCGTGATTTATATTCTTCATACAGGGCCAGCACCAGTAACTCACCGAATGCATAGGCATATACGTACCCGGGTGTATGAAGGAAATGCGGAATATAGCTCCACCAAATACCATATTCATCAGTCAGTTCAACTGAATCACCGTATAGTGCTCGTTGTTGCTCCATCCACAATTCGGAGAATCGTTCTTTTGTCAGCTCCCCCTCTTCCCTTCGGGCGGTATGCATAGCATGCTCGAACCGATTCATTGAGATCTGACGGAATACCGTGGCGATCGTGTCATCGATCTTACCAACCAGCAACCCCAGTTTTTCCTTAGGGTCATCCAGTTCTTTGAGAAGTTTCTGGAATACCAGCATCTCTCCGAAAACAGAAGCTGTTTCAGCGGTTGTCAAAGGAGTGGAGGCCTGCAGGACTCCTTGTTGTCTTGACAGGAACTGGTGGACTCCATGTCCAAGTTCATGAGCCAGAGTCTGCACATCCCTGATCTTTCCGTCAAAATTCATAAAAACGTACGGATGTACGGAAGGAACCGTACTAGCCGAGTAAGCTCCGCCCCTTTTACCGGTAGAAATCGCAGCATCGATCCAGTTCTCGTCAAAAAATTTCCTGGCAATGCTTCCCATTTCCGGATGAAAACCACTATAGGAGTCCAGCACCATATCACGTGCAGAATCCCATTTAATCGTAGCTTCATTTTCTATAAGCGGTGCATAACGGTCATAATCATACATTACATCGAGACCCAACAATTCTTTCTTGAGCCTGTAATAGCGCTGTACCAGTTCATATTTACCGGTAACCGATTTGACCAGGGCATCGACCGTTTCATCAGACGTTTTGTTTGCCAGGTTTCTGGAACTGATCCATGTTGGATAATCCCTCAGTTTATCATTGGTTGATTTATCCGCCAGCAGCGTATTAAAGATAAAAGTAAGAGATCTGCTCAGGTCCTGAAAAGTCTGGGTCAGAGAAGCATGAGCTTTTTTCCGCAAACTCCGGTCACTCTCATGAAGTTTGCTCAATGTTTCCTGTTCTGTAAGTTCTTTACCGTCCAGTTCGAATTTCGCAGCACCCAGAGTCTCATCAAAAAACCGAACCCAGGCTGACCTTCCGGTCACAGATTTTGCGGAAAGAATCTGTTCCTGTTTTTCCTCCAGAATATGCTCTTTATAGCGCCGGGATGATTCGAGATAATGACGATAACCTGATAATGCATCACTATTAATAAGCTTTTCAGCGTCTTCCTCCGGAATATTCAGCCACTCTACATCTAGAAAAACCAGTTTCTGAGATACTTCGGATGACAGTTCATCCGATTCGGCTACCAGTTTTCCATAGTCGGTATTGGAAGTGTTTGTAGACCACTGTAAGTAGGCAAAAGACCCGATCTTCCCGGACAGATCCAAAATGGACTCATATTCCTGAAGCATTTCATTGAATGCTGAGGGCTTCAGATCCGATACCTTTCCCCGGTATGCGGATGCAAACTGATCGGCTTTTTTAAGGAGCAGTTCTTTGTCAGATTTCAGTGCCGGGTCGGCATTGGAGGAGTACAGATCGCTCAGATCCCAGCGTATATTTTCAGCGCCGTTCAATGCTTTTTCAGGGGTATTATTCATGAATAATTTTTTGGTTTAAATATAGGGTAAGATTCCCGTGAATTAAAGGACTCAGATCGTTGTTTTGAATACTAATCACATTCCCGAAACGCTGTTCCGGGTAACAGAAGAATTATCGTTTTTTTGTGTGTTAATGCTTAATTTCAGGGTTAATTGCTTTCGGAAAAAGGATCCGTAAGATAAATGCTCTATTAAAAAATCTATTTCGCCAGAGGTTCACGTTACATTGAAATCACTCGAAGCTGTTTTTGGCCCCAACTCCGCACTCGTAGAAGAACTATATGAACAATACAAAACCAGCCCGGAAACAGTCCCGGATCACTGGAAGCGTTACTTTGATGAACTCGAGGGTAAACCTGTTGAGAAACAAGTAACGGAAGATGTTGTTGATGAAGCGCCGGTTCAGACTAACGGTACTGCCGTTAAGGAAGCTCCTGCAAAAAGTCCGGAGAAAAAAACCGATACCGATGTAAAGATCCCGGAAGGTGCTGAACTGGAGAAGATCAAAGGGGTTGCCACGAAGATCGTCGAAAATATGGACCTGAGTCTTGAGGTTCCTACAGCGACTTCTCTGAGGGTACTTCCGGTTAAAATGATGATCGAAGACCGGACCATTGTAAACCGTCATTTATTACAGCATAATGAACCTAAGGCATCCTTTACTCATTTTATAGCCTGGGCGGTTGTTCGTGCGCTTAAAGAATATCCGAATATCAATAATTACTACGCACAAAAAGACGGCAATCATTTTAAAGTGAAGCCTGGGAGCGTAAATCTGGGTATTGCTGTTGATCTGCAGGCAAAAGACGGTTCCAGAAACCTGGTGGTCCCCAATATAAAAGGGGTTGATAAAATGAACTTTAAAGAGTTTCTGTATGCCTATGCAGAACTCATTGACAAGGCCCGTAACGGGAACCTGCAGATCGAAGATTTTCAAAATACCACGATCAGTGTTACCAACCCCGGCACGATCGGAACTGTATCTTCTGTACCCCGTTTAATGCAGGGTCAGGGAGCTATCATTGCAACCGGAGCCATCGACTACCCTTCGGAGTACCGGGCTATGTCTAAAGAGGTGCTTAATGAACTGGGAGTCAGTAAGGTAATGACCATTACCTGTACTTATGATCACAGAGTCATACAGGGTGCTGAATCAGGCTCATTCCTGAAGAAGGTCGATGACCTGCTCAGCGGAGAGGAAGACTTTTATGACGGTATATTCTCGGACCTGGATATTCCTTATGAGCCTATCCCTTATGGGAAAGATCAGTATACCGGAGCAGCAGGTGGAAAAGTTAACACGCTGGAACAGGATCGCCGGGCCGTTGGTGTGTGGAGACTGATCAATATGTACCGCATGCGGGGACATGTACTTGCAGATCTTGATCCGCTTGGAACGGAGCCGGGACATAATCCAGAACTAGATCTTGAATATTACGGATTGTCCCTGTGGGATCTGGACCGTGAGTTTTATTGCAGCGGACTTGGCGGACAGGAGAAAGCTCCTCTTCGTGAGATCATCCGATTACTCAGAGACACCTATTGCGGTAATATTGGTGCTGAGCATATGCACCTGCTTGATCTTGATGAGAGAAAGTGGCTCCGGGAAACGATGGAGTCCAGCAGCAATCAGGCTGATCTCACCAAAGACGACAAGAGAGAGATACTGCACAAGCTGAATCAGGCCATGGCTTTTGAAGAATTTCTCCACAAGAAATATATAGGCCACAAACGATTCTCTCTGGAAGGGAATGATACTCTCATCCCTATCATACACTTCATGCTTGAAAAAGCCGGAATGCACGATATTGATAAAGTATTCCTGGGTATGGCACACCGCGGCAGACTGAATATCCTGGTTAATATCATGAACAAGCCTTACCACAGGGTATTTGCTGAATTTGAAGGAAATATTGATCCTGATTCTATTCAGGGATCCGGTGATGTTAAATATCACCTGGGAGCCAAAGGAAAGCATAAGGCAAAAAATGATAAGGAGATCGAACTTCAGCTAATGCCGAACCCTTCACATCTTGAAGCGGTGAATCCGGTTGTAGAAGGTGCAAGCCGCGCAATGCAGGATCATATGGAAGCTGAAGAGCCTCAAAAGAAAGTACTACCGGTATTGATGCATGGTGATGCCGCATTTGCAGGACAGGGTGTAGTGGCCGAGACATTAAATATGTCGCAGCTGGAAGGTTATAAAACCGGCGGAACCATTCACATCATTATCAACAATCAGATCGGCTTTACTACCCTTCCTAAAGATGGCCGTTCCACCGAATATGCCTCCGATCTGGCTAAGATGATCCTGGCTCCGATCTTTCATGTAAACGGTGACCGACCGGAAGCTGCAGTCCATGCAATACAGATGGCAGTTGACTATCGTCAGAAGTTCGGTAAAGATGTGATCATTGACCTGATCGGCTATCGAAAGCATGGCCACAACGAAGGTGACGAACCGGCATTCACTCAGCCGGGTATGTACAAGGAGATCAATGATCATGCACCTGTACGGGACATCTATACCGAATTCCTGGTTAAGAACGGTGAACTCACCAAAGAAGAGACTCAGCAGATCTTTGATGAATTTGATGAACTGCTTCAGGAAGCCTTTGAAGATGCCAAAAAAGCACCAAAACTTGAAGTGACCTCCAATCTGATAGACCGAACTGAAACTCCTCAGGAGAAATGGGATGAGTATCCTGATACCACTTACTCTGCTGACGGACTGAAAGAGATCGCGGTTCAGATCAATACGGTACCAAAAGATTTTGATGCCAATCCTAAGTTGTTAAAACAGCTTGCAAAAAGAGCTGATATCGTTGATAAGAATGAGAAAAAGATCGACTGGGGATTTGCCGAGTTGCTCGCATTTGGCTCTGTTCTGAAAGACGGACAGACCATTCGACTGACCGGTCAGGATGTGGAAAGAGGCACCTTCTCTCACCGTCATGCCGTATTGCATGGTACTCAGACCAGTCAGAAATTTACCCCTTTGAATAACTTATCTGAGGATCAGGCAAAATTCCATGTACACAATTCACTGCTTAGTGAGTTTGCAGCTCTTGGTTTTGAGTTCGGTTACAGTGCTGAGCAGAGAGATGCCCTGGTGATTTGGGAGGCTCAGTTCGGTGATTTTGCTAACGGTGCACAGATCATTATAGATCAGTTTGTTTCCTCGAGTGAAGCTAAATGGGGTCAGAAGTCTAATATCCTGATGAACCTTCCACACGGATATGAGGGGCAAGGACCTGAGCACTCCTCAGCAAGGCTTGAACGATTCCTTCAGCTTTGTGCCGAAGACAATATGCAGGTCATGAACCTTACCACACCAGCTCAGTATTATCATATGCTGAGACGTCAGGCTAAGCAGGAGAATAAAAGGCCCGGTATACTCATGACACCGAAAAGCCTGTTGCGTCACCCGATGGCAACTTCCAATACTGAGGAGCTGGCTAACGGTAGATTTATGCCATTTATCCCTGATAATGAGGTGACAGATCCTGAGCGTATAGTGATCTGTTCAGGAAAGGTCTACTATGATCTGCTTAAATACAGAGAAGAGAAAGAGATTAAGAACGTTGCTATTGCAAGGCTTGAGCAATTCTATCCATTCCCAAACAAAGATGTAGCAGATTACCTGAAAGAGCATCAGAATGCCAAGGAAGTGATCTGGTGTCAGGAAGAACCTAAAAATATGGGTGCCTGGACCTTTATAGCTCCAAGACTGATGAATACTCTGGCTAAAGGCCAAAACCTGAATTATGCAGGCCGTCAGGCATCTGCCTCACCAGCAGCAGGCCAGAAAAAGATCCACGAGGCTGAGCAGGATAAGCTTGTTTCAGATGCTATAGATATCTGATAATCTATTATTCAACCAAAAAGCCCTTAGGATATAATCCAAAGGGCTTTTTTTATGACCAATAATCATATTTATCTGATGCTCTATGAGGGATAAACCTTCAGGAGTCGGGCGATAAGTAACAACTGTCCGGTATGGTAGGCGTTATGCTCCAGCACTAATAATGCTTCTCTTATCAGATTCTGTCCGGTACCGTGGTCAAACTTACGGGTAAGATAATTTTCCTTATCCAAGAGTATTTTTCTGAATTCCTTTCTGGTTTCGAAAAAATCCTCTTTAATTTCTTCCCACTCCTGTTGGTCGGTCGGAGCCTGCTCCATAGGCCAGTATCCGTCGGGCCAGTGTGGTGATTTGTAATCAGGATCCCTGGTGAATTCCACAATATCTTTTTGTGCAAGGTTTAGGTGCCAGAATTGCTCATAGAATGAGTAAGGAAGTCCTGATGGGCGTATTCCCAGTTTTTCAAAGGGAATAGCATCCAGAAGATCTTCAATTTTTGCATAAGCCTGACCACCATCCAGATGTTCTGCTAATTTCCGACGTATCTTCTTATTCTTCTTCGGCATTATTTGATAAGGGTCATTTTTCTTGTGAGAATAGCACCACCGGAAGTACTCAGACGATAAATATAAACTCCACTTGCCAGCCCTGAAGCATCAAACTGCACCTGTTGCCGGCCGGCATTTTGTGGCTGGTCAACCAGTGTAGCAACTTTTCTGCCCATGACATCAAAAACTTCCAGGTTCACTTCAGCAGCCTGATCCAGATTGTATCTGATCAGGGTTGTGGGATTAAAGGGATTAGGGTAGTTCTGCTCCAGATCGATTTTCTCCGGTATTCCCTCTTCCCCATCTTCATTGGACAAGATCAATCCCAGATCGAAACGCACCCAGACCGGGAAGTGGTCGGAGGTAGTGCTTAAATAACTGCCTATATATGACGGATTCTCAACTCTTTCGGTTCCCTCGAAGTAATCACCCATCAACTCTGAGGTAACAGAGATATGATCTATAAATGAACCACTACTCTGGGATTCAAAGCCACTGCTTTCAAGACTTTCGGTCAGAATGGTATATTCCTGATCATCCAGAAAATTCTTATAGGGAGAATCCTGCCCTGCTGTAATGGAAGTGGTAACTTCATCATTATAGTCCCCTATGAAGAAAACCTGGTCATCCGGATGCTGGTTATCAAGATATGTTTTCAGCTGAGCAGAAGCATTCAGTCGCTGATCATAGGAATCAAGGTCATCAAAAGCTTTTGCATGGATATTGAAGCTGTAGATCTCTTCCTGTATGCCACTGATATTAGTTATGAAGCGGAACATCAGAGGATACCTTCCATTTGCCCAGTCACTTTGCTGCATCCCTGTAGTGATTAGACCTGAATCCAAAGAATCAATGGTAGCTCTTTTAAACAAATAAGCTGTTTTCTGAGTCTGAGAAAAATTAGCCTGAAATCCCCCATAACCATCCAGTTCTGAGATCAGTTGCTGGAACAGACTACTGTTGGAGATCTCCTGAAAAGCATAAATATCCGCATCTATGGTATTGATCACTGTTTTAACGTTCTGCAGCTGAAGGTTGTCATCAGCCGGATCATTTGCAGCAGAGCCAAACCATTCAATATTCCAGGTAACCACTTCAAGTGTCTGGTCTTTGGAGATCTCATCTCCCGGGTATGTAATTTCGCTTACTCCCAGATCATCCACAAAACGTGGTTTAAGCTGGTAATCACCGTTAAACTGATCAACAACACCGATCACATTCACCGGCTCGGTCGGCGCTGCAGCACCCACAATATTAGTGCTGTTATCTATACGGATGAATCCGTTTCCGGAAGCATCTGCAATATCATAATTCGTGTTACCCTGAAATGAACCGGCATCCAGAAACTCTACGTTTTGTATAAGGACCAGCTGCCCTTCATAGTCTCCAGAGTTCATTTGCTGAAGAGTGATCACCTTTGGAGTAACTTCTTTTGGATTAGCCTGCACTATGGTATAAGAAACATCAGGATCTGAATCGGTAGCAGCGATCTGGGTAAGGAAGTCACCTTCAGGACCTGAAATCGGATTGAATTCGGTCAGTGGTCCGGATACGATCACTGAATCACCAATAAAAGCCGTTTCATGAAGTGCTGGAAAGAAGACCGCAATACCAGCGGTTTCATCCTGCATAAACAGCGGACCTTCAAATTCATTTCCAACTGTAACCCGCCCTGCTACCGTTACACGGGTACCAAAATCCTGCTGCCTGGCATCAGCTATGGGTATAATTGCGCCCTCAGCCACTCCTTCAGCGGAAAGATTGATATTGTATTCCGGAGCATTAACAGCATTACTGTTGATCGTCAGACTTCCCTGGTACTGATCCACAGCCTCCGGACTGAAGGTAAGCGTCAGTTCTGTAGATTCATTAAATGCCAGGGCGTCATTTTCCAGAGTACTGATACTAAATACCGAACCTGCTACGCTTACATTATTAACAAAAAGGGTGTCTTCTCCGCGATTTCGGATCCGAATAGTCCGGTCGGTTACTGATCCTGCCTGAGTGGAAGGCATTGTCAGAGTACCGCCATCGGCCTGTAGTTCATTATCCGCAAATACATCTATAGTCGGATCAGCTTCAGGTACTATATAATCATAAAGGATAACGTCATCTATATTTACCCGGTCACCGGCTTTCATTTCGAACCGAAGCCTTACTTTAGAATTCACATTGATATCGAGTTCTCCGGTCTGCAGTTGAGAAGTTGCAATAAATTCGTCCCCAACATTAATCCAGTTTGCTCCGCTATCGGTTGAATAACGTACCTGAATCCGGCCTCCGGCATCACTACCGTAATTGGCGTATTCAAAAGTGACCTTACTAACCCCATCGGGTTTATCGAAAAGCATATATATCTGCCCTCTGTTTCCTGAACGCAGATCAAGCCGGGCTGCTTTCGAACCGTTCTTCTTATCATTTCCCAGATCTCCCAGCAGAGCCCCATCGAAATACCAGGTACCGGTATTTAATTCAACACTGGCGCCGGAATAAGAGCTCTTTGTTCCACTCTCGAAATTTTCGGCTAACTGAGCGTGAGTCAAGCTCGGCATTATCAATAATAACAATACAATAAAGGAAGAATAAACTGTTCGAATCATAAGTAAATCGCTTTGAAATTAGTCTTATAATCTAATCAATTTCTTGGGGAAGTGCTTGGATGGTCAGCCTGGGTCGAAGCGTTAGTATATAAAAAAAGCCCCGAAGCATTATGGGCTCCGGGGCTTCATCCTAAAGTCACTGAGTGTGACAGATCATCGTAGCCCGTTTGGCAGACCTTTGCAGATGCGGCTGACCGCGTCATGGCTGTGCAGGCTTTCCATATGAATACATTTAACAACGAAGTCGTGGATGCTGTTATAGCTATCTAGTTCATCATATAGCAATCTGGCTGCATCTTCCACGAATTTTTGATAGGCACCATTGAGTTCAGCAAACGCCTGCTCGTCCTCTCTTTTGACCATAACCTGAGTTTCGGTCTTAAGGGAATTTCTGCAGATCTGAACCAGGTCTTCCACGAAAAACTCGTCTTTTAATGCTACCGTAACATTTGCTACTGATCTCTGACTGTGCGGGATCGCAGCTACTCCCCTGTCTTCTCTTGCGTGTTCTGCCAGCTCATAGGAGCAAGGACAAGCGCTTGAATATTCAAAATCAAGATGCATGAACTTCTGGAAGCGGTCGTAATTATCCAGACTTCCTTCCAGAGATACCCGGTAATACTGATATCCTTTCATATCTGACCGAAGGCTGTCCATCATCATCGGGTAATTAAAGCTCACACGAAGAAAAGATTCCTGAGACTCCAGATCTTCCTTGTACGCTTTCAGAATCTCTTCCAGAATATCGAGATGGAATACCTCATCCTTAAACTTGTAGAAGGTCCGCATGATACGGCTCATATTGATTCCCTTCTTATCCATATCAAGGCTTACATACCCGTCTACAGAAGCTTCAAGAGTAAGCGGTTCCCCATCTCTTCGTCTAAATTTCAGTGGTAATTTAAAATCTGATATACCCACCTGCTGTATAGGTACATTAGCACCTTCAATCAAAGATGCTGGACCATTCTGCAGATCCGGCAGTGAATCTTTGTAGTCAGGAGTTACTGTAAATGTTGGATCATAGACTCTTTTAACTTGATCAGATATCATATTCTCTCGTGTCTTTAAATAATTCTATACTCCCAGATAGGGACAATATTCTGCAATATTTCGTTCGGTCTCATAAAGCTTTACAGACCATAATTTCGCGCCTTTAGAAGAAGCAGCTTCCACTTCTTCCCTCAGCTGATCATAAAATGCCCTGACCAGATTTTCACTGGTTGGGATGATTCCCGCCAGAAAAGGCACATCCAGGTTCAGGTTTTTATGATCACAGGGATCATGGATCTTATCTTTTAT
This genomic window contains:
- a CDS encoding M3 family oligoendopeptidase, whose product is MNNTPEKALNGAENIRWDLSDLYSSNADPALKSDKELLLKKADQFASAYRGKVSDLKPSAFNEMLQEYESILDLSGKIGSFAYLQWSTNTSNTDYGKLVAESDELSSEVSQKLVFLDVEWLNIPEEDAEKLINSDALSGYRHYLESSRRYKEHILEEKQEQILSAKSVTGRSAWVRFFDETLGAAKFELDGKELTEQETLSKLHESDRSLRKKAHASLTQTFQDLSRSLTFIFNTLLADKSTNDKLRDYPTWISSRNLANKTSDETVDALVKSVTGKYELVQRYYRLKKELLGLDVMYDYDRYAPLIENEATIKWDSARDMVLDSYSGFHPEMGSIARKFFDENWIDAAISTGKRGGAYSASTVPSVHPYVFMNFDGKIRDVQTLAHELGHGVHQFLSRQQGVLQASTPLTTAETASVFGEMLVFQKLLKELDDPKEKLGLLVGKIDDTIATVFRQISMNRFEHAMHTARREEGELTKERFSELWMEQQRALYGDSVELTDEYGIWWSYIPHFLHTPGYVYAYAFGELLVLALYEEYKSRPEGFADRYMGLLSAGGSEWPDKLVGRMGLDITKPDFWDQGLRSFEAMVDEAEKMAELVG
- a CDS encoding multifunctional oxoglutarate decarboxylase/oxoglutarate dehydrogenase thiamine pyrophosphate-binding subunit/dihydrolipoyllysine-residue succinyltransferase subunit — translated: MKSLEAVFGPNSALVEELYEQYKTSPETVPDHWKRYFDELEGKPVEKQVTEDVVDEAPVQTNGTAVKEAPAKSPEKKTDTDVKIPEGAELEKIKGVATKIVENMDLSLEVPTATSLRVLPVKMMIEDRTIVNRHLLQHNEPKASFTHFIAWAVVRALKEYPNINNYYAQKDGNHFKVKPGSVNLGIAVDLQAKDGSRNLVVPNIKGVDKMNFKEFLYAYAELIDKARNGNLQIEDFQNTTISVTNPGTIGTVSSVPRLMQGQGAIIATGAIDYPSEYRAMSKEVLNELGVSKVMTITCTYDHRVIQGAESGSFLKKVDDLLSGEEDFYDGIFSDLDIPYEPIPYGKDQYTGAAGGKVNTLEQDRRAVGVWRLINMYRMRGHVLADLDPLGTEPGHNPELDLEYYGLSLWDLDREFYCSGLGGQEKAPLREIIRLLRDTYCGNIGAEHMHLLDLDERKWLRETMESSSNQADLTKDDKREILHKLNQAMAFEEFLHKKYIGHKRFSLEGNDTLIPIIHFMLEKAGMHDIDKVFLGMAHRGRLNILVNIMNKPYHRVFAEFEGNIDPDSIQGSGDVKYHLGAKGKHKAKNDKEIELQLMPNPSHLEAVNPVVEGASRAMQDHMEAEEPQKKVLPVLMHGDAAFAGQGVVAETLNMSQLEGYKTGGTIHIIINNQIGFTTLPKDGRSTEYASDLAKMILAPIFHVNGDRPEAAVHAIQMAVDYRQKFGKDVIIDLIGYRKHGHNEGDEPAFTQPGMYKEINDHAPVRDIYTEFLVKNGELTKEETQQIFDEFDELLQEAFEDAKKAPKLEVTSNLIDRTETPQEKWDEYPDTTYSADGLKEIAVQINTVPKDFDANPKLLKQLAKRADIVDKNEKKIDWGFAELLAFGSVLKDGQTIRLTGQDVERGTFSHRHAVLHGTQTSQKFTPLNNLSEDQAKFHVHNSLLSEFAALGFEFGYSAEQRDALVIWEAQFGDFANGAQIIIDQFVSSSEAKWGQKSNILMNLPHGYEGQGPEHSSARLERFLQLCAEDNMQVMNLTTPAQYYHMLRRQAKQENKRPGILMTPKSLLRHPMATSNTEELANGRFMPFIPDNEVTDPERIVICSGKVYYDLLKYREEKEIKNVAIARLEQFYPFPNKDVADYLKEHQNAKEVIWCQEEPKNMGAWTFIAPRLMNTLAKGQNLNYAGRQASASPAAGQKKIHEAEQDKLVSDAIDI
- a CDS encoding DinB family protein, whose protein sequence is MPKKNKKIRRKLAEHLDGGQAYAKIEDLLDAIPFEKLGIRPSGLPYSFYEQFWHLNLAQKDIVEFTRDPDYKSPHWPDGYWPMEQAPTDQQEWEEIKEDFFETRKEFRKILLDKENYLTRKFDHGTGQNLIREALLVLEHNAYHTGQLLLIARLLKVYPS
- a CDS encoding DUF5689 domain-containing protein; amino-acid sequence: MIRTVYSSFIVLLLLIMPSLTHAQLAENFESGTKSSYSGASVELNTGTWYFDGALLGDLGNDKKNGSKAARLDLRSGNRGQIYMLFDKPDGVSKVTFEYANYGSDAGGRIQVRYSTDSGANWINVGDEFIATSQLQTGELDINVNSKVRLRFEMKAGDRVNIDDVILYDYIVPEADPTIDVFADNELQADGGTLTMPSTQAGSVTDRTIRIRNRGEDTLFVNNVSVAGSVFSISTLENDALAFNESTELTLTFSPEAVDQYQGSLTINSNAVNAPEYNINLSAEGVAEGAIIPIADARQQDFGTRVTVAGRVTVGNEFEGPLFMQDETAGIAVFFPALHETAFIGDSVIVSGPLTEFNPISGPEGDFLTQIAATDSDPDVSYTIVQANPKEVTPKVITLQQMNSGDYEGQLVLIQNVEFLDAGSFQGNTNYDIADASGNGFIRIDNSTNIVGAAAPTEPVNVIGVVDQFNGDYQLKPRFVDDLGVSEITYPGDEISKDQTLEVVTWNIEWFGSAANDPADDNLQLQNVKTVINTIDADIYAFQEISNSSLFQQLISELDGYGGFQANFSQTQKTAYLFKRATIDSLDSGLITTGMQQSDWANGRYPLMFRFITNISGIQEEIYSFNIHAKAFDDLDSYDQRLNASAQLKTYLDNQHPDDQVFFIGDYNDEVTTSITAGQDSPYKNFLDDQEYTILTESLESSGFESQSSGSFIDHISVTSELMGDYFEGTERVENPSYIGSYLSTTSDHFPVWVRFDLGLILSNEDGEEGIPEKIDLEQNYPNPFNPTTLIRYNLDQAAEVNLEVFDVMGRKVATLVDQPQNAGRQQVQFDASGLASGVYIYRLSTSGGAILTRKMTLIK
- the folE2 gene encoding GTP cyclohydrolase FolE2, coding for MISDQVKRVYDPTFTVTPDYKDSLPDLQNGPASLIEGANVPIQQVGISDFKLPLKFRRRDGEPLTLEASVDGYVSLDMDKKGINMSRIMRTFYKFKDEVFHLDILEEILKAYKEDLESQESFLRVSFNYPMMMDSLRSDMKGYQYYRVSLEGSLDNYDRFQKFMHLDFEYSSACPCSYELAEHAREDRGVAAIPHSQRSVANVTVALKDEFFVEDLVQICRNSLKTETQVMVKREDEQAFAELNGAYQKFVEDAARLLYDELDSYNSIHDFVVKCIHMESLHSHDAVSRICKGLPNGLR
- a CDS encoding 6-pyruvoyl tetrahydropterin synthase family protein — protein: MIFVTRKTHFNAAHRLHNPNKSDQWNEDTYGKCNHPNWHGHNYVLEVTVAGEPDPETGYLIDLGDLKQIIKDKIHDPCDHKNLNLDVPFLAGIIPTSENLVRAFYDQLREEVEAASSKGAKLWSVKLYETERNIAEYCPYLGV